From one Pseudomonadota bacterium genomic stretch:
- a CDS encoding alpha/beta hydrolase, translating into MNIHAERYGKGEKVIFIHGAGGNARSWYFQKEYLQSSMEVILIDLPGHGEDAAGTGRSTLAGYIDYVHEVIRELGIDKCYIAGHSMGGAITMSFALSFPEELKGIILITTGAKLRVFPEILDGLKTDKESAVRGIMDYAFSKKAPAVLKENGFKDMMKCKAEVIYGDFIACEGFDLMNSVNRIKTPALIICGDDDALTPPKYSEYLYKQIEGSLLVTIKDAGHMAPLEKPNEVSKTIQEWVASH; encoded by the coding sequence ATGAACATTCATGCAGAGAGGTACGGGAAGGGCGAAAAAGTAATCTTTATTCACGGGGCGGGCGGCAATGCCAGGTCATGGTACTTCCAGAAAGAATACTTGCAGTCTTCCATGGAAGTAATTTTGATAGATCTGCCCGGACATGGCGAGGATGCTGCTGGCACAGGACGCAGCACTTTGGCGGGTTATATAGACTATGTACACGAGGTAATTCGTGAACTGGGAATAGATAAATGTTATATTGCGGGACATTCGATGGGCGGAGCAATAACCATGTCTTTTGCGCTATCCTTTCCGGAGGAGCTAAAGGGTATAATCCTGATTACAACAGGGGCAAAGCTCAGAGTTTTTCCTGAAATTCTTGACGGGTTAAAAACGGATAAAGAGAGCGCCGTCCGGGGCATAATGGATTACGCCTTCTCAAAAAAGGCCCCGGCAGTCTTAAAAGAAAACGGTTTTAAAGATATGATGAAGTGCAAAGCAGAAGTAATATATGGCGATTTTATCGCCTGTGAAGGATTTGATTTAATGAATTCTGTAAACAGAATAAAGACGCCTGCACTGATCATCTGCGGGGATGATGATGCCCTTACCCCGCCTAAGTATTCCGAATATCTTTATAAGCAGATAGAAGGGTCCCTGCTTGTGACAATTAAAGATGCAGGTCATATGGCGCCACTTGAAAAGCCGAATGAAGTAAGCAAGACCATTCAGGAGTGGGTTGCTTCACACTAA
- a CDS encoding NifU family protein gives MREKVEKAIEKIRPFLQRDGGDIELIDVVDGIVKVKLQGACGSCPMSAMTLKMGVEKQLKDEIPEVKEVIAI, from the coding sequence ATGAGAGAAAAAGTTGAGAAAGCAATAGAGAAGATAAGGCCGTTTTTACAAAGAGACGGGGGAGACATAGAGCTTATTGATGTGGTTGACGGTATAGTAAAGGTTAAGCTCCAGGGTGCCTGCGGCAGTTGCCCCATGAGTGCGATGACTTTAAAAATGGGAGTAGAAAAGCAGCTAAAAGATGAAATACCTGAAGTTAAAGAAGTTATTGCCATATAA
- the iorA gene encoding indolepyruvate ferredoxin oxidoreductase subunit alpha: MKKEVKVLQGNSAIARGAWEAGVTFASAYPGTPSSEILQEIADNYPDIYAEWSPNEKVAVEVASGASISGARVMASMKHVGLNVASDPFMTLAYTGIKGGMMIVVADDPNVHSSQNEQDSRNWARFAKVPMLEPGDAQECKDFTKVAFDISEEFDTPVLLRGETRVSHSDSPVTLENRKESKIPIGLDPKDAPKYVMVPANVRVRRKFIEERMRKLEAYADGFKYNRMEINDPGVGIIASGVSYLYAKEVFPEYSFLKLGMIWPLPKKMIAEFYKKVKKVIIVEELDPFFETEIKAMGYKVFHGKDLIPNMYELSPEIVEQSLMGKKYKAPKIRIKPEDLPRRPPNLCAGCSHRPLFYALKKLGTFVFGDIGCYTLAAAPPLQALHACICMGAGIGGAHGAMKAFGKAGLGKMCAVLGDSTFLHSGITSLMNVVYNKGNSTTIILDNRITGMTGHQEHAGTGFTVRQEPANMVNYEELSKALGVKSIRKVDPYKIEETMKIIKEELAKDEPSVIITVNSPCIMLKRANRKFKDPFFIINEDNCRGCKMCLEIGCPAISWKEGAGATKDGHKRKGTVYIDKGVCIGCDICTQICKYKAIVPGKR; encoded by the coding sequence ATGAAAAAAGAAGTAAAAGTGCTGCAAGGAAACAGCGCGATTGCAAGAGGCGCCTGGGAAGCAGGCGTAACGTTTGCATCTGCATATCCCGGAACACCGAGTAGTGAAATATTGCAGGAGATTGCTGACAATTATCCCGATATTTATGCTGAATGGTCTCCAAATGAAAAAGTAGCAGTTGAAGTTGCAAGCGGGGCGTCAATATCAGGGGCAAGGGTTATGGCTTCGATGAAGCATGTAGGATTGAACGTTGCTTCAGACCCCTTTATGACACTTGCTTATACAGGGATAAAAGGCGGCATGATGATTGTTGTAGCCGATGATCCGAATGTCCACAGCTCACAGAACGAGCAGGATAGCCGTAACTGGGCAAGATTTGCAAAGGTTCCCATGCTGGAACCGGGCGATGCTCAGGAGTGCAAAGATTTTACAAAAGTTGCCTTTGATATCAGCGAAGAGTTTGATACGCCGGTATTGCTGCGAGGTGAAACAAGGGTGTCACATTCCGATTCCCCTGTTACTCTTGAAAACAGGAAAGAATCCAAGATACCTATAGGGCTTGATCCGAAGGACGCGCCTAAATATGTCATGGTACCGGCAAATGTCCGGGTAAGACGTAAATTCATTGAAGAAAGAATGAGAAAACTTGAAGCCTATGCGGATGGATTCAAGTATAACAGGATGGAGATTAACGATCCGGGTGTAGGCATCATTGCGAGCGGTGTAAGCTACCTCTATGCAAAAGAGGTCTTTCCGGAATACTCTTTCCTGAAGCTTGGTATGATATGGCCGCTTCCAAAAAAGATGATTGCAGAATTTTATAAAAAGGTAAAGAAGGTTATCATCGTCGAAGAACTTGATCCGTTTTTTGAAACAGAGATAAAAGCCATGGGTTACAAGGTATTCCACGGAAAGGACCTGATACCTAATATGTATGAGCTTTCTCCTGAGATTGTTGAGCAGTCTCTGATGGGCAAAAAGTACAAAGCACCTAAAATCAGGATAAAGCCTGAAGACCTTCCAAGAAGACCGCCAAATTTATGCGCAGGCTGCTCACACAGACCCTTGTTCTATGCATTGAAAAAGCTTGGCACCTTTGTCTTCGGCGACATTGGCTGTTATACCCTTGCAGCAGCCCCTCCGCTTCAAGCGCTTCACGCTTGTATATGTATGGGTGCAGGTATCGGAGGAGCCCATGGTGCAATGAAGGCATTCGGGAAAGCAGGGCTTGGAAAGATGTGTGCAGTGCTCGGTGATTCCACTTTTCTGCACAGCGGAATAACATCTCTTATGAATGTTGTGTATAATAAAGGAAATTCCACCACCATCATCCTTGACAACAGGATAACAGGCATGACAGGCCATCAGGAACATGCCGGCACAGGCTTTACAGTAAGGCAGGAACCTGCCAACATGGTCAATTATGAAGAACTTTCAAAGGCTCTCGGCGTAAAGAGTATAAGAAAGGTTGATCCTTATAAAATAGAAGAAACCATGAAAATAATAAAGGAAGAGTTGGCAAAGGATGAGCCTTCAGTAATCATTACAGTAAACAGTCCCTGTATTATGTTGAAAAGGGCAAACAGGAAATTCAAAGACCCGTTCTTCATAATCAATGAAGACAATTGCAGAGGTTGTAAAATGTGTCTTGAGATAGGATGCCCTGCAATCAGTTGGAAAGAAGGCGCAGGGGCAACAAAAGATGGTCATAAGAGA
- a CDS encoding M20/M25/M40 family metallo-hydrolase, with product MISADIATEMLREFIKIDTTNPPGNEEKAIQFLENILQKEGLSTEIYLSVPKRANIISRIEGRKKGKPVILLGHVDVVPANADEWEVDPFGGVLKDGFIYGRGTIDMKGQIICQLLSFINLYKEGVVPERDIIFLATCDEEVGGKHGLEYMLNQVRELRDASFVLSEGGCIMNEDGFRHAQISVDEKQLSQFMLKAVGTGGHGSKPHNNNANEKIVNAAQAILSYNWPFKPTGIVNTYMNGILKGKKGKGFVYTNLKETLKNKHFRNFLEDSPSYNALLRNTVTLTILKGGDKVNVIPATSQAYFDARLLPTENHEAFFKKIKKLCGDNVEIEQIGSGTSKSVPSGYNTGYFSGIRQIVKKLKGPIPVLPFLMTGASDLRYFRNLGILSYGFFPATFTNDEFLRMHGKNERISVEALNEGLEGTNKILKFLASHPGV from the coding sequence ATGATAAGTGCTGATATTGCTACAGAAATGCTAAGAGAATTTATAAAGATCGATACCACAAACCCTCCGGGAAATGAGGAAAAAGCCATTCAGTTCCTTGAAAATATCCTTCAAAAAGAGGGTTTAAGCACAGAAATCTATTTGTCGGTGCCAAAAAGGGCAAATATTATTTCACGCATTGAGGGAAGGAAGAAAGGCAAACCGGTCATACTTCTTGGCCATGTTGATGTCGTACCGGCAAATGCCGATGAGTGGGAAGTGGACCCCTTCGGCGGGGTTTTGAAGGATGGATTCATCTACGGAAGAGGCACAATTGACATGAAGGGGCAGATTATATGCCAACTCCTCTCGTTCATCAATTTATATAAAGAAGGGGTAGTGCCTGAACGGGATATTATTTTTCTTGCTACATGCGATGAAGAAGTTGGCGGAAAACATGGATTGGAATATATGCTGAATCAGGTCAGAGAACTTCGCGATGCCTCTTTTGTTTTGAGCGAAGGCGGATGCATTATGAATGAGGACGGCTTTCGTCATGCCCAGATTTCTGTAGATGAAAAACAATTGAGCCAGTTTATGTTGAAGGCCGTTGGAACGGGCGGTCACGGATCTAAACCACACAATAATAATGCAAATGAAAAGATCGTAAATGCAGCTCAGGCAATATTATCGTATAACTGGCCTTTTAAGCCAACCGGCATTGTAAATACATATATGAACGGTATTTTAAAGGGCAAAAAAGGCAAGGGTTTTGTATATACCAACTTAAAAGAGACGCTGAAAAATAAACATTTCAGGAACTTTCTGGAGGATAGCCCCTCTTATAACGCATTATTACGAAATACGGTTACCCTTACAATACTAAAGGGTGGCGATAAGGTTAACGTAATCCCGGCAACGTCTCAAGCATATTTTGACGCAAGGCTCCTGCCAACAGAAAATCATGAGGCGTTTTTTAAGAAAATTAAGAAACTGTGCGGAGATAATGTTGAAATTGAACAGATCGGGTCAGGGACAAGCAAATCAGTCCCTTCAGGATACAATACCGGCTATTTCAGCGGTATACGGCAGATTGTAAAAAAGTTGAAAGGCCCCATTCCTGTCCTTCCATTTTTAATGACAGGCGCTTCAGATTTGCGTTATTTCAGAAACCTTGGAATTTTATCTTATGGTTTTTTCCCGGCAACATTCACGAATGATGAGTTTCTCAGAATGCACGGCAAAAACGAAAGAATATCCGTTGAAGCACTCAATGAGGGCTTGGAAGGAACAAACAAAATTCTGAAATTTCTTGCCTCTCATCCCGGTGTTTAA
- a CDS encoding diguanylate cyclase, which produces MENKRILIIDDDTNLNLVLKKYFNEFGVISYTYSVPPDLEKELKEINPHAVLLDIYLPKTSGIDLLEQIKKLKPNLPVIIMTGHADNEKHLESLRRGAYAFLTKPFASYEELYHIVNNAINYYSEFLKTFELTQEVSKQRENEKLNLVELEFLKGLHHMIGETEDPIFVMKNFFALIKTFISFDIFATLMQKDDEIVIQIFPNIKTNKKLLDFVSNALSEKVTDLSSVETQTKVIIDIDEAVPHSDEKDFTYIISDLSTKKRVYGYAGLFRSSSFTLDEQVIFNRFCSHISLTHEKIRLFSEIKALSMHDGLTGVYNHAYIIKALEEEIERSTRYGSKLTIALFDIDDFKKVNDTCGHLAGDYALKRIAEILKDGLRIIDMVGRYGGDEFLVILPETFLEQGAKVCERLIKDIESESFVYENKSIKITASGGIAPFSHRIDVKKFIKLADENMYKAKNTGKNRVYYDKC; this is translated from the coding sequence ATGGAAAATAAACGAATACTAATCATTGATGACGATACTAATCTGAATCTTGTTTTAAAGAAATATTTTAATGAGTTCGGGGTAATTTCTTATACATATAGCGTGCCTCCAGACTTAGAGAAAGAATTAAAAGAGATAAATCCACATGCAGTGCTTCTCGATATTTATTTACCTAAAACCTCCGGGATCGATCTTTTAGAACAGATAAAAAAGTTAAAACCGAATTTGCCTGTTATCATAATGACAGGGCATGCTGATAATGAGAAGCATCTTGAGTCTTTAAGAAGGGGCGCTTATGCGTTTTTAACGAAGCCTTTTGCCAGCTACGAGGAATTGTATCACATTGTGAATAATGCAATAAATTATTATAGCGAATTCTTGAAAACATTTGAGTTAACACAAGAAGTAAGCAAACAACGTGAAAATGAAAAGTTAAATTTGGTTGAGCTCGAATTTTTAAAGGGTCTTCACCATATGATCGGTGAGACTGAAGACCCCATATTTGTGATGAAAAACTTTTTTGCTCTCATAAAAACATTTATTTCTTTTGATATATTTGCAACATTGATGCAGAAGGATGATGAAATCGTTATCCAGATATTTCCGAATATAAAAACAAACAAGAAACTTTTAGATTTTGTATCAAATGCCTTGTCGGAAAAAGTAACCGATTTATCATCTGTTGAAACACAGACAAAAGTAATTATTGACATTGATGAAGCAGTTCCCCATTCTGACGAAAAAGATTTTACATATATCATATCCGATCTTTCGACAAAGAAGCGTGTATATGGTTATGCAGGGCTGTTCAGGTCTTCATCTTTTACCTTGGATGAACAGGTCATATTCAACAGGTTCTGTTCCCACATCTCCTTGACTCATGAAAAGATAAGACTTTTTAGTGAAATAAAAGCCCTTTCCATGCATGACGGTCTTACCGGTGTTTATAACCATGCTTATATTATTAAAGCACTGGAGGAGGAGATTGAAAGATCGACAAGATACGGCTCCAAACTTACAATTGCACTTTTTGACATAGATGATTTTAAAAAGGTTAATGATACATGCGGACATCTTGCAGGAGATTATGCATTGAAGAGGATTGCAGAGATATTAAAGGATGGCTTGAGAATTATTGATATGGTTGGAAGATATGGCGGGGATGAGTTTCTTGTAATACTGCCGGAAACATTTTTAGAACAAGGAGCTAAGGTGTGTGAACGTTTAATAAAAGATATTGAAAGCGAGAGCTTTGTTTACGAAAATAAAAGCATAAAGATTACAGCCAGCGGTGGGATTGCCCCTTTTTCTCACCGGATAGACGTAAAAAAATTCATAAAGCTTGCCGACGAAAATATGTACAAAGCAAAGAATACAGGAAAAAACAGGGTCTATTATGATAAGTGCTGA
- a CDS encoding peptide chain release factor-like protein, with the protein MSFLKYGVSPEKVRLLEEKMEELDIKELDIIEKFVHSSGHGGQKVNKVSTCVYLKHLPTGIEVKCQQERYQSLNRFLARRILIEKIENMVLGKKSKKEQQIEKIRRQKCRRSKRAKEKVLELKHIQSRKKQSRAFNSDDPSEY; encoded by the coding sequence ATGTCTTTTTTAAAATACGGGGTAAGCCCTGAAAAAGTAAGATTGCTTGAAGAGAAGATGGAGGAACTTGACATAAAAGAACTGGATATTATAGAAAAATTTGTGCATTCAAGCGGCCACGGCGGCCAAAAAGTCAATAAAGTTTCAACCTGTGTATATTTAAAACATCTTCCCACAGGGATTGAGGTGAAGTGCCAGCAGGAACGTTATCAATCGCTGAACAGGTTTCTTGCTCGCCGGATTCTTATTGAAAAAATAGAAAACATGGTTCTTGGCAAAAAGAGCAAGAAAGAACAGCAGATTGAAAAGATACGAAGACAGAAATGCAGACGGTCTAAGCGTGCAAAGGAGAAGGTGCTCGAACTTAAACACATCCAGTCAAGGAAAAAGCAATCCAGGGCTTTTAATTCTGATGACCCCTCCGAATATTAA